In Procambarus clarkii isolate CNS0578487 chromosome 17, FALCON_Pclarkii_2.0, whole genome shotgun sequence, the sequence tgtgtgtgtgtgtgtgtgtgtgtgtgtgtgtgtgtgtgtgtgtgtgtgtgtgtgtgtgtgtgtgtgggtgtgtgtgggtgtgtgtgtgtgtgggtggggggtgtgggtgtgtgtgtgtgtgggggggtgtgtgtatgagtgtgtgtgtgtggagggggtgtggggggtgtctgtgtgtgtgtgtgtcttacagCAACCCATccacctgttttggtagtacttacagtaacgatgaggaccatagtacatataccgacttaCAACgccattagaaagtagaaatcagtactactgaatttggaaaaaccggaaaagattttctatttatgttggaaagacaaactaacctaaccttcctaggcctaatacacactatctgaggcctaatacagtacatatgtgtactatactagacCTATGCTGCCAGGATTTTTATGACAGTAACCTATGAAGCAATTCCCCTTTTCCATAGTGTTCAGGGGCCACGCCTCACAGTAAGGAACTGTTCCATAGTGTTCAGGGCCACGCCTCACAGTAAGGAACTGTTCCATAGTGTTCAGGGGCCACGCCTCGCAGTAAGGAACTGTTCCATAGTGTTCAGGGGCCACGCCTCGCAGTAAGGAACTGTTCCATAGTGTTCAGGGGCCACGCCTCACAGTAAGGAACTGTTCCATAGTGTTCAGGGGCCACGCCTCACAGTAAGGAACTGTTCCATAGTGTTCAGGGGCCACGCCTCGCAGTAAGGAACTGTTCCATAGTGTTCAGGGGCCACGCCTCACAGTAAGGAACTGTTCCATAGTGTTCAGGGCCACGCCTCACAGTAAGGAACTGTTCCATAGTGTTCAGGGGCCACGCCTCACAGTAAGGAACTGTTCCATAGTGTTCAGGGCCACGCCTCACGGTAAGGAACTGTTCCATAGTGTTCAGGGCCACGCCTCACAGTAAGGAACTGTTCCATAGTGTTCAGGGGCCACGCCTCACAGTAAGGAACTGTTCCATAGTGTTCAGGGCCACGCCTCACAGTAAGGAACTGTTCCATAGTGTTCAGGGCCACGCCTCACAGTAAGGAACTGTTCCATAGTGTTCAGGGGCCACGCCTCGCAGTAAGGAACAGTTTTACTGTGTATTATCTTCCACTACTACTAATAAACATACTTGTGAATCATCTGTAATAGCAAATTATGAATGAGTGTTGTAggaggctgggtggtgtgtgtgtgtgtgtgtgtgtgtgtgtgtgtgtgtgtgtgtgtgtgtgtgtgtgtgtgtgtgtgggaggctgggtgttgtgggagtgCTGAGACACACGACACTCAACACACAGGAGTATCTAGAGCGGCACTCAGCTGTTACCACAATAGAGCCGTGGATGACGTTGCCTCTACATAGCCACAGGAAGGTCTCCCATAGAGTCCTAGAGCTGCTTGCTGCTCTAACATACCGACGTTGCTCTATCGACTCTCAATGCGAACTCTCGGCGTAGTTAAGGAGAAAACTCTAATTTAAAAAGAGCTCAGACTTACTCTATAACTTGGATATGTGTAGTTCAAGGGTAGTTTGGCAGGTTGCTCCACTAGAGCCCTCTGATGCTCTTATAGAGCTCTATGATGCTCTTATAGAGCCCTCTGATGCTCTACTAGAGCCTTCTGATGCTCTTATAGAGCCCTCTGATGCTCTTATAGAGCCCTCTGATGCTCTTATAGAGCCCTCTGATACTCTTATAGAGTCCTCTGATGCTCTACTTGCCACTCATATATTATAACGTAACGTGGGATTTCGACGCGGAACCAGACAGAGCCAAACGGAAACGAAACCTGTAGATCTCTCGAGATTCTCTAGAGAACGACTTGAACACCTGTGGTGTTAATGTGCAGGTGTTTCCCCGTGTTGTGGGTTAGGGttagacacagtaccacataagggtTAGGGTtagacacagtacctcataagtgTTAGGGTtagacacagtacctcataaaacAAGTGCCCTACCGTGCGAGTCTCTCATTTATGAGGTTATCATGTCTGAGAAGCCATCACACAAAGTCTTATTACTAAGGAAAGATATCAACATAAAGTTGTTTACGATTGCACACCTGTTGCAGCTCaagattgcaattgtttataggATGGTCGATCACACCATTGCACTTGATGTGGATGATTGAAAGCtgtacatgaacaaatccacaagggccgtggcgaggtttcgaacctgcgtctgagagcatcccagacgctgtcttaatcgtctgagctacgacatggtcaaaagagttgaaaccagaagttctattcTTCATTTTTCTGTGTGTAacgaagggcgaagaggtagaacggcctattgacatagttcgagtgcatgggggagttgtgtaaaaccctggtttgtgtctcggagaggctgcaggatccaagtaagttcagtagaactgctggtttcaactcttttgaccatgtcgtagctcagtcgattaaggcagcgtctgggatgctctcagatgttggttcgaatcctcgtcacggcccttgtggatttgcttattgatccatcacgctattgtgatttctgtgtgtaaagctGTACATGGTTCAAGGAAGCTGCGTCTCGAGTCCACGTGACAGGATGAATAACCCAGCGTTGTTTCACTCACTGAATGAGTCCCGCTGTCCAGTTAACTCACCCCTCATGGGTGAATTACTCGGGTGAAACATGAGAGCCACTGTGTGGTCATTGGTCATCAATAGAGGCGCAGGTGGCCACGTTTGGTACTATTTTTGTATAGATTCCCTAACTGAAGAAAACTTCAGTTAGGGAAGAAGTACCTTCCCATACTTATACCGGAAGGTAAGGATGAAGTATTTACTTAGGATTTACCCCTAcccacctcccctctcccccttcaccGTAGGTAAGAGAGGGTGGCAGCTGGAATGGCCCCCTCCCCTCATAGCCCTTTCTGGCTCACTTCCATAACTAAAGTGAAATAGTGTAAGAAAACTGGTTCCGGATATTTTCTTTGGAGGGGGAATGAGTTGATGTAGTAGTGAAGTGTTTGTGAgggcccgtcctgtgtttgttggggggggggggggggtgcccgtcAGTGTTTGTGAGGGCCCCTCCTgtgtttgttgggggggggggtgcccgtcAGTGTTTGTGAgggcccgtcctgtgtttgttggggggggggggtgcccgtcAGTGTTTGTGAGGGCCCCTCCTgtgtttgttggggggggggtacccGTCAGTGTTTGTGAgggcccgtcctgtgtttgttgggggggggggtgcccgtcAGTGTTTGTGAgggcccgtcctgtgtttgttgggggggggggggggtgcccgtcAGTGTTTGTGAGGGCCCCTCCTgtgtttgttggggggggggggggggtgcccgtcAGTGTTTGTGAgggcccgtcctgtgtttgttgggggggggggggggtgcccgtcAGTGTTTGTGAGGGCCCCTCCTgtgtttgttggggggggggtacccGTCAGTGTTTGTGAgggcccgtcctgtgtttgttgggggggggggtgcccgtcAGTGTTTGTGAgggcccgtcctgtgtttgttgggggggggggtgcccgtcAGTGTTTGTGAgggcccgtcctgtgtttgttggggggggggggtgcccgtcAGTGTTTGTGAGGGCCCCTCCTgtgtttgttggggggggggggggtgcccgtcAGTGTTTGTGAgggcccgtcctgtgtttgttgggggggggggtgcccgtcAGTGTTTGTGAGGGCCCCTCCTgtgtttgttggggggggggtgcccgTCAGTGTTTGTGAGGGCCCCTCCTgtgtttgttgggggggggggggtgcccgtcAGTGTTTGTGAGGGCCCCTCCTgtgtttgttggggggggggtgcccgTCAGTGTTTGTGAgggcccgtcctgtgtttgttgggggggggggtgcccgtcAGTGTTTGTGAgggcccgtcctgtgtttgttgggggggggggtgcccgtcAGTGTTTGTGAgggcccgtcctgtgtttgttggggggggggtgcccgTCAGTGTTTGTGAgggcccgtcctgtgtttgttggGGGGGGGTGCCCGTCAGTGTTTGTGAgggcccgtcctgtgtttgttgggggggggggtgcctgtcAGTGTTTGGTTTGTGAGAGCTCCTCCAGTGTTTGTGAGAGCTCCTCCAGTGTCTATGAGAGCTCCTCCAGTGTTTGTGAGAGCTCCTTCAGTGTTTGTGAGAGCTCCTCCAGTGTTTGTGAGAGCTCCTCCAGTGTTTGTGAGAGCTCCTCCAGTGTTTGTGAGAGCTCCTTCAGTGTTTGTGAGAGCCCCTCCAGTGTTTGTGAGAGCTCCTTCAGTGTTTGTGAGAGCTCTTCTCAAGATAAAGAACCACCTTAATGTGGTTTTTTTTCGAAGACGTGGTTCCTTCCGCTTAAGAGAGCTGCTCGCTTCCGGTGTGAGGGGTCACGTGTTTGGTTTCGTCTAGTGGGGTCAGATGTGGGGTCTCGACTAGTGGGGGTCAGATGTGGGGTCTCGACTAGTGGGGTCAGATGTGGGGTTTCGACTAGTGGGGGTCAGATGTGGGGTCTCGACTAGTGGGGGTCAGATGTGGGGTCTCGACTAGTGGGGGTCAGATGTGGGGTCTCGACTAGTGGGGGTCAGATGTGGGGTCTCGACTAGTGGGGTCAGATGTGGGGTCTCGACTAGTGGGGGTCAGATGTGGGGTCTCGACTAGTGGGGGTCAGATGTGGGGTCTCGACTAGTGGGGTCAGATGTGGGGTCTCGACTAGTGGGGGTCAGATGTGGGGTCTCGACTAGTGGGGGTCAGATGTGGGGTCTCGACTAGTGGGGTCAGATGTGGGGTCTCGACTAGTGGGGGTCAGATGTGGGGTCTCGACTAGTGGGGGTCAGATGTGGGGTCTCGACTAGTGGGGGTCAGATGTGGGGTCTCGACTAGTGGGGGTCAGATGTGGGGTCTCGACTAGTGGGGGTCAGATGTGGGGTCTCGACTAGTGGGGTCAGATGTGGGGTCTCGACTAGTGGGGGTCAGATGTGGGGTCTCGACTAGTGGGGGTCAGATGTGGGGTCTCGACTAGTGGGGGTCAGATGTGGGGTCTCGACTAGTGGGGGTCAGATGTGGGGTCTCGACTAGTGGGGGTCAGATGTGGGGTCTCGACTAGTGGGGTCAGATGTGGGGTCTCGACTAGTGGGGGTCAGATGTGGGGTCTCGACTAGTGGGGGTCAGATGTGGGGTCTCGACTAGTGGGGGTCAGATGTGGGGTCTCGACTAGTGGGGTCAGATGTGGGGTCTCGACTAGTGGGGTCAGATGTGGGGTCTCGACTAGTGGGGGTCAGATGTGGGGTCTCGACTAGTGGGGGTCAGATGTGGGGTCTCGACTAGTGGGGGTCAGATGTGGGGTCTCGACTAGTGGGGGTCAGATGTGGGGTCTCGACTAGTCGGGTCAGATGTGGGGTCTCGACTAGTGGGGTCAGATGTGGGGTCTCGACTAGTGGGGTCAGATGTGTGAGTTGATAATGTTTTATGAATTGAGATTTGTGCTACATTTTCTAGAGCAATTATGTATTGAAAGACTTAATTAAATTACCTGTAGAGAAAGGTGGgggttggggagagagagaggggggggaggggtagagaggagggaggtgagggaagaggggaaCAGATGTaaagggtggagagagagagagagggatgctgatgaTCAATTAAATTACCTGTAGAGAAAGGTgggggacggagagagagagagagggggggaggggtagagaggagggaggtgagggaagaggggaaCAGATGtaaggggtggagagagagagagagggatgctgatgaTTCTCCCGTACGTGTTGATGCAGCATCCTTGGAAGGGAGAAATTGCCCTCACGCTGAAATGGTGATTTAAGTTATGGAGGAAGGTGTCTGGATTGTATTAACCTGTGATATACCAACTCCTGTTTCTAGAGTGATTGTCTTCTCACAGCCCAGCTTGAGGCTTGGCTTTCCCCTGGTGATAGCCTGGCTAAACGAGGCTGTGTGTGTAAGCGGCGTGCATTTAGTCTTGCGAACAGGGGTTTCCAGGTTGGCTGCTAGTGTACTGTGCACTCCGTGCTCATGGCGTGAGCGGTATTGTGAACTTAGGAGGCGTATGCCTTGGGTGTGAGTGAGAGGACTGTGCGCTCATGCCTGTGTCTCTCTAGTGATTACAGTGCATTTATGTGCAGGCGTGGGCGGTGCATAGTGCAATCCTGGTGCATCGGCATCCCTGCTGCACAGGCCCCCCCCCTGCTGCACAGGCACCCCCCTGCTGCACAGGCCCCCCCTGCTGCACAGGCCCCCCCCTGCTGCAcaggcccccccccctgctgcacAGGCACCCCTGCCGCACAGGCCCCCCCCCTGCTGCACAGGCCCCCCCTGCTGCACAGACCCACTGAACGAACAATATCCTGCGATATTCTCCAACAAGTCCATCACATTTCTTATCTACAAGTCCATCAGACGTGAGAAACATTTCAAGACATCCCTCCAAGCTTGGAGTGACGCTTAACGCCATCCCTCGAAGCTCTTGTGAGTGAATATCCATTTGATTAAGATCGACAGGAACCGTCTTAAGCTGGGACCCCCGACCGTGGACCCCATGTGGACCCCACTGCCGGAGCCCCAGGGGTCCGGACCACGTATGGACTGTCAGAAAATTGGTGTGTTTATCTAGTGCCTCTCGGTACAAAGGTCTTCCCCTCAGGTAAACCAGGTTCGAACCCAAGTTGGACTGGTGTTCAATTATTAAGACGCTGGAGGTCAATTGAGACGCGACTCTTTGACGGTGAAGAAGGAACAGCTTGGGCGCTCTCAGGGCCTCTTGTGTTGACGTTGTTCATTGTTGTTCACTGTTGTCCTCACGACCATTGTAGCGTGTTCACCGTCGTCATCACGACCATTGTAGCGTGTTCACCGTCGCCACAAACACAGAGAACATTAAGTGTTTGAACAGTTTTGAAGACAATTACaatagtcaggttaggttagggtcgcATAGAGATTGAAATAATGTGAGGTAACTCACTATTTTGGGATCATTTATGTCAGTTCTCTACACGTTTGGTACAAGTTCAAAGGGAACGGTTAAGATAGTATGTGTGCTGAATAATTGGGTGTGGACACTACGCTGTTCCCTCCCGTACACTCGGCAGAAAGTGGGgaactggttgttaaacgattaccTGGTCGCGTTCTAGGGGGGGGGAAATAGTGGCGCTACAAATGCAGTGGCCTTTATCTCTACATAACCTCTAGATAGATGTAATTACAAGGATGAGCTTCAGCTCCTAAGTTCCCTTGCTTTGGTTACAAGTCATTTTATGCTTGTATCATATTTAACTTAAGTGTGCTTGTTCCAGAGACTTGTTTAACTTGTtcacaacttgttcacaacttgTAAGTTGAACAAAACTTGTGATTATTGTGGCTCTTTTGCATCTATAATATCTCTGGGTTCTCTTGTTCTATTATTTGTTGTGTTGAACATCTTTTATTTGATAACTTGTAGCTTGGTcttaggattttatatgtcgtggtcATGGGCCATCACCTCCTCTTTCCTGTCCTCCTTTCCAGAACAGGAAAGGAGGACAGGAGTGTTCTGTCCTGTTGCATGCCTCTATAATTACTTGAGTTTCTGACTTTTTTACAGGTGAGCACGTCAAGTaggggctgcatacttcagggtGGGTctggtgtacgtgtacgtgtgcgtgtgtgtgtgtgtgtgtgtgtgtgtgtgtgtgtgtgtgtgtgtgtgtgtttcactgtACTGACTTATAAGCTATATTTAGATAATATAAACATACAATTTTTAATTCCGCAGTAGATACTGATTGTAGTGATTGTGTGAGCCACAATCTATATGATGAACACTTGTTAttgtcctatctctctctctctctctctctctctctctctctctctctctttctttcttattTATTGTTTTCTCTCTCCCACAGGTGTGTAACGAAAAGGGAAGAATTAACTTACCAGAACCAATAGGTAAGTTAAACTAATCGTGCTTGCTTGTgtgcgcgcgtgcacacacagccgccatttgtttccgcctccgccggggatcgaacccggaaccttagaactacgaataccgagtgctgtccactaagCCGTCAAGCCCATAGCCGTTGCAGTCTGCCCAGACATTTGCTTAATAtaaaattcattctgcattttaaTAATATTGTTTGGTGTGTCGACGTGGAGCACTGTGATGGTGATGTTACAGTGGGCAGCAGCGTGTTGCTATATTGTGCACACACGCTTACAGTGAAAGGGTTTGATATAATTGACATCAGATTGGGAAGTAGGCGcgtaggctggctggctggctggctggctggctggctggctggctggctggctggcttcctggctagctggctggctggcttcttggcctgctggctggctggctggcttcttggcctgctggctggctggctggcttcttggcctgctggctggctggcaggcaggcagacacaggCAGGAAAGCAGAcagaggcaggcaggaaggcaggcacaaTCGTATGTGTTCACATAAATACTAAGACGAGACAATAGACTAGCCAAAGAAGGTGATGTGGTTGAGGAGGCAAGCCGggctcctcccttcctcccttccttcgtcTTGACGGAGGGGGAGGACCTGGACCTGAAGGGTGAGGACTCGGAGGACCTGGACCTGAAGGGTGAGGACTCGGAGGACCTGGACCTGAAGGGTGAGGACTCGGAGGACCTGGACCTGAAGGGTGAGGACCTGGAGGACCTGGACCTGAAGGGTGAGGACCTGGACCTGAAGGGTGAGGACTCGGAGGACCTGGACCTGAAGGGTGAGGACTCGGAGGACCTGGACCTGAAGGGTGAGGACTCGGAGGACCTGGACCTGAAGGGTGAGGACTCGGAGGACCTGGACCTGAAGGGTGAGGACCTGGAGGACCTGGACCTGAAGGGTGAGGACCTGGAGGACCTGGACCTGAAGGGTGAGGACCTGGAGGACCTGGACCTGAAGGGTGAGGACTCGGAGGACCTGGACCTGAAGGGTGAGGACTCGGAGGACCTGGACCTGAAGGGTGAGGACCTGGAGGACCTGGACCTGAAGGGTGAGGACCTGGAGGACCTGGACCTGAAGGGTGAGGACCTGGAGGACCTGGACCTGAAGGGTGAGGACCTGGAGGACCTGAACCTGAAGGGTGAGGACCTGGAGGACCTGGACCTGAAGGGTGAGGACCTGGAGGACCTGGACCTGAAGGGTGAGGACCTGGAGGACCTGGACCTGAAGGGTGAGGACCTGGGGGACCTGGACCTGAAGGGTGAGGACCTGGGGGACCTGGACCTGAAGGGTGAGGACCTGGGGGACCTGGACCTGAAGGGTGAGGACCTGGAGGACCTGGACCTGAAGGGTGAGGACCTGGAGGACCTCACATCATTGTTGTATATAAGGTGCCTGACAgcttagtggacagcgcttcgaattcgtaatccagaggttccgggttcgatccccggtggaggcggaaacaaaagggcaaaatgtttcttttaccctgatgctcctgttacctagcagtaaataggtacctgggagttagacagctgctacgggctgcttcctgggggtgtgtaacaaaaaggaggcctggtcgatgagcgggccgcggggactctaagccccgaaattatcttaaGATATAAAATTCTATCCCACTGGGGATATAATTAAGGTTATAAGTATATTAACCTAAGACACAACACGGAGTAACCTTTACTACATCCATCACAAAATACGCCATTGTGCAAGTATTAATtccgaaaagacctgggtaaatacaggtttggAAAACAGGTTTTCTGTTTTATTATCAAATTACAGGTAACGTAATAGTTACTTCTCCGTAGACACTGACACTCCGTGTCCTCACACACGGGCGCCGTGCCTCGGGGAGTAGATCCCAGAATTAAGGAAATCCATTAAGGATTTCCTTAATGACGATaatgtagtagtagtaatagagcCTATGCCCATGCGTTTTCGTTTTCCCCAACGCACGCTCATACCCCAGGGTGTGTTTTCATATTGTCATATCATTTATCAATCTCTCCCTTCAATCATATAATATTTTCCAAAATGGTAATTAAAAGGTACCTTCCtgcttgatgcctggttgatggggttctgggagttcttctactccccaagcccggcccgaggccaggcttgacttgtgagagtttggtccaccaggctgttgcttggagcggcccgcaggccctccTGCCATTTCGCTGGAGGGAATTAAACGATCGTCTTCCGTcatacccaaatttcgttaccTCGGTGACCCGGCACAGACATCGCTAAATGGTCAGTGACTTCAGTCAATCTTCATTTCCTCTGAATAGGTgcgttttctgttatagtataTTCCTAGTGTCAATATGAGAAGATTATGGATGACGTCTTAGTACAATAGGCAAGACAAAaaggcggccttttaatcccccttGACATCAAGGGTGATTAAAAGGCCGCCTTTTTGTCTTGCCTATTGTACTAAGACGTCATCCATAATCTTCTCATAATAAGCCCGTTGTCCTTCATGATGAAAATCCATTTCAAACAGCGGAAATCGCGCCACTGCCCTCAGGAGGTAATAAAGCAGACTCTAAAACTTATAGATTGGTAGTATTAACATGGCATATCATAGTAGGTCCTTAGACCTACTGAATACCAGCGAGAGACCTCTCTGGTCTCTACCTGTGAGAGACCTCTCTGGTCTCTACCAGTGAGAGACCTCTCTGGTGTCTACCAGTGAGAGACCTCTCTGGTCTCTACCAGTGAGAGACCTCTCTGGTCTCTACTTGTGAGAGACCTCTCTGGTCTCTTCCAGTGAGAGACCTCTCTGGTCTCTACCAGTGAGAGACCTCTCTGGTCTCTACCTGTGAGAGACCTCTCTGGTCTCTACCTGTGAGAGACCTCTCTGGTCTCTACCACTGAGAGACCTCACTGGTCTCTTAAAAACATCATAGTAACAGATCTTTAATTTGTAACAACATTAGGGGCTATGCACTGGAATCGAACTCCCATCCCTGGACCCTTAACATGTTTAGGGATGATACACGCTTGTTTGCCCCTCAGGGCACAGTAATACAATGACTGGTATAAAGAGAACATTCAGTAATTGCTGTTAATACTTCAAAAAGAGAATATTCATTACAGATAATTTCCATTGATATTAAGACTCCTTAATTGTTCCCCAGAGTCGTTATTACGTGTTCACTCGTTAGCGATAATCCAGGCCGTTCTCCTGATTTGACGATacgtaaaaaatgcaactgtttgacTTAACCAGAAATgtatgaacccaagcaacccacctaatctaacttaaacctaacctaatttaacctaacctaacctattgaggTCGCAACCTGTCTTCAGCGGGGAATCATGGGAAGGAATCGATAACGACTACATAATTAGTGCTGCTATCTACTCCTtttccatggttaggttaggttaaggttaatcTAGGTTAAACTTTGGTTACgttaggtttcattacgtttgGTTATATTAATACAAtgtattattgacgataatgtgaaatatggaaaTTTAATATTATCTCAGAGTACCCAAGAATTccatttacagaaaaccaaattcttcaaagaaaacATTTTCAGCTTacactttttatattttaaaccaacaatttataatacaataaagctATAACTTGAAAATaatctctgtttaggacaaaggttcacttgccagtttacatgtagactattactgaaattataatatgctttcagacatCACAAATGtctagataactatccaagtGGGTTTACGGTGGGTGTGGTTTCTCATGATAATGaatttggtctgaggacgggctcCGAGGCCGATACATAGAAACGTCAATATTGCAGTGCTTTAATTTTTCAAAATACGTCGTGTTTATAACGGCTGGGTCGAGACCGTGCAAAACGCGACGCATTAGGACAGGATACACGCTAAACAAGATTTTTAAGGCAACCGTTAAATCAGCTTGGCAGGTTTTGTGTATTCAGCTTGGAATTAGAGCTTTCCTCTTCTCATAACTCATTTAAGCCTCTTACTAGCTTTCCCTGGAACTCGATTTTTGAAATAGTTTAGTTTCTATGTAGTTTTAGTTTGCATATAGTTTGTAGGAGTGCTAAATACAGTCTCATACTGATCTTTTAAGTATTTCACTAATTTCTATGTCGACCTCTGTGTATGATTCTTCACTTGTTAGTAAAAGTCCAATACTTATACTAACAAGTTTGTTAGTATAAGTATTATATACAAACAAGTTATACTAAcgagttttttgtttttattttgatttCATATATGGGAAGAAATATTTTGAATTGTTCTTCATTTCTTGTCTTAAACATGGGCGTGACTCcttaatttcttgtgtagtgtcGTCTGCAGTTTCTAAGTTGGTCCT encodes:
- the LOC138365640 gene encoding uncharacterized protein in mobD 3'region-like produces the protein MALAKEGDVVEEASRAPPFLPSFVLTEGEDLDLKGEDSEDLDLKGEDSEDLDLKGEDSEDLDLKGEDLEDLDLKGEDLDLKGEDSEDLDLKGEDSEDLDLKGEDSEDLDLKGEDSEDLDLKGEDLEDLDLKGEDLEDLDLKGEDLEDLDLKGEDSEDLDLKGEDSEDLDLKGEDLEDLDLKGEDLEDLDLKGEDLEDLDLKGEDLEDLNLKGEDLEDLDLKGEDLEDLDLKGEDLEDLDLKGEDLGDLDLKGEDLGDLDLKGEDLGDLDLKGEDLEDLDLKGEDLEDLTSLLYIRHHKCLDNYPSGFTVGVVSHDNEFGLRTGSEADT